One genomic segment of Occultella kanbiaonis includes these proteins:
- a CDS encoding UPF0182 family membrane protein: MLLPTLLVLVGVVVAFLILARFWTEWLWFDQVGYSEVIRTEWVTRALMFIAGGVVMGGAIWLNLYLAYRHRPMYVPTTQQQQDLDRYREAFEPLRRIAFIGGPILAGFFAGSAASTQWQTALLALNGQEWGTTDPQFGIDLSFYMFTLPFLRFIVSFLMTTTFFCAVAAVFTHYLYGALQPMGRGEKISRPARIHVAILAAVFTLLIAINYWLDRYSLLSNDGDRFSGASYTDINAVLPAKAILAVIGVFVAVLFIYTGVRGNWRLPAVGVSLMVVSAILVGGIYPAIIQGVRVGPNEQALEATYIQRNINATREAYGLTDVQVQPYSAETVAEAGALREDAESTASIRLLDPQEVSPTFRQLQQNKQYYNFPATLSVDRYTIDGQSQDTVIAVRDLDLAGAGQSNWVNDHTVFTHGFGVVAAYGNTVTSDGRPAFFESGIPSTGIFGDTYEPRIYFSPNSPEYSIVGAPEGTPPWELDYPDDSAPNGQVNNTFTGDGGPSIGNIWNQALYAARFGSEQILFSDRVTSESQILYNRDPLERVARVAPFLTLEGSTYPAVVDTDDDGMKEVVWVVDAYTTSNEYPYSARQELESAITDSLTESGEVPVAALPDYINYIRNSVKAVVDAYDGSVTLYAWDPEDPILATWDAIFPGKIQPISEISGDLMSHLRYPEDMFKVQRELLTQYHVTDAESFFTTADFWRVPNDPTSDAEVPQPPYYLTLALPEQDQASFSLTTSFIVDDDTRNVLTGFLAVNAEPGNTPGEVAEDYGTLTLLELPRDETVPGPGQVQGNFDSDAAAANELNILGRGGSEVIQGNLLTLPVGGGVLYVQPVYVQSSGGTQYPLLRRVLVAFGDEVGFAQTLDQALDQVFEGDSGANAGDADVDPTPDEGTGTGGGEGTETPDVDAQQRLNDALAAAGAALTASDEALASGDWAAYGEAQTQLEEAIADAMAAEQELAGAAPADDGATEEPTDTATTG, encoded by the coding sequence GTGTTGCTGCCAACCCTGCTGGTCCTGGTCGGGGTGGTGGTCGCCTTCCTGATCCTGGCCCGGTTCTGGACCGAGTGGCTCTGGTTCGACCAGGTGGGCTACAGCGAGGTGATCCGGACCGAATGGGTCACCCGGGCGCTGATGTTCATCGCCGGTGGCGTGGTCATGGGCGGTGCGATCTGGCTGAACCTGTACCTCGCCTACCGGCACCGTCCGATGTACGTGCCGACCACCCAGCAGCAGCAGGACCTGGACCGGTACCGGGAGGCGTTCGAGCCGCTGCGCCGGATCGCGTTCATCGGCGGCCCGATCCTGGCCGGCTTCTTCGCAGGCTCCGCGGCGAGCACGCAGTGGCAGACCGCACTCCTGGCCCTCAACGGTCAGGAGTGGGGAACCACGGACCCCCAGTTCGGGATCGACCTGTCCTTCTACATGTTCACGCTGCCGTTCCTGCGGTTCATCGTCTCGTTCCTGATGACGACGACGTTCTTCTGCGCGGTCGCGGCCGTGTTCACCCACTACCTCTACGGCGCGCTTCAGCCGATGGGCCGCGGCGAGAAGATCTCCCGACCGGCCCGGATCCACGTGGCGATCCTGGCCGCCGTGTTCACGCTGCTGATCGCCATCAACTACTGGCTGGACCGGTACTCGCTGCTGTCCAACGACGGTGACCGCTTCAGCGGGGCGTCCTACACCGACATCAACGCGGTGCTGCCCGCGAAGGCGATCCTCGCCGTCATCGGAGTCTTCGTCGCGGTGCTGTTCATCTACACCGGGGTCCGCGGGAACTGGCGACTGCCCGCCGTGGGGGTCTCCCTCATGGTGGTCTCGGCCATCCTCGTGGGCGGGATCTACCCGGCGATCATCCAGGGGGTGCGCGTCGGGCCGAACGAGCAGGCGCTCGAGGCCACCTATATCCAGCGCAATATCAATGCGACCAGGGAGGCGTACGGGCTCACCGACGTCCAGGTGCAGCCCTACAGTGCGGAGACCGTGGCCGAGGCCGGGGCTTTGCGCGAGGACGCGGAGTCGACGGCGAGCATCCGGCTGCTCGACCCCCAGGAGGTCTCGCCGACCTTCCGCCAGCTCCAGCAGAACAAGCAGTACTACAACTTCCCGGCGACCCTCTCGGTGGACCGGTACACGATCGACGGGCAGAGCCAGGACACCGTGATCGCGGTGCGCGACCTGGACCTGGCGGGGGCCGGGCAGAGCAACTGGGTCAACGACCACACGGTGTTCACCCACGGGTTCGGGGTCGTGGCCGCGTACGGCAACACGGTCACCTCGGACGGTCGGCCGGCGTTCTTCGAGAGCGGGATCCCGAGCACCGGCATCTTCGGCGACACCTACGAACCGCGCATCTACTTCAGCCCGAACTCGCCGGAGTACTCGATCGTAGGGGCGCCGGAGGGCACCCCGCCGTGGGAGCTCGACTACCCGGACGACAGCGCGCCGAACGGTCAGGTGAACAACACGTTCACCGGCGACGGCGGCCCGTCGATCGGCAACATCTGGAACCAGGCCCTGTACGCGGCCAGGTTCGGCAGCGAGCAGATCCTGTTCTCCGACCGGGTCACCTCCGAGTCCCAGATCCTCTACAACCGGGACCCGCTGGAGCGGGTCGCCCGGGTGGCTCCGTTCCTGACCCTGGAAGGGTCCACCTACCCGGCCGTGGTGGACACCGACGACGACGGGATGAAGGAGGTCGTCTGGGTCGTCGATGCCTACACCACCTCCAACGAGTACCCCTACTCGGCCCGCCAGGAGCTCGAGTCCGCGATCACCGACTCGCTGACCGAGTCCGGTGAGGTGCCGGTCGCGGCCCTTCCGGACTACATCAACTACATCCGCAACTCGGTCAAGGCGGTCGTGGACGCCTACGACGGCTCCGTGACGCTGTACGCGTGGGACCCGGAGGACCCGATCCTGGCCACCTGGGACGCCATCTTCCCGGGCAAGATCCAGCCGATCTCCGAGATCAGCGGTGACCTGATGAGCCACCTGCGCTACCCCGAGGACATGTTCAAGGTGCAGCGTGAACTGCTCACCCAGTACCACGTCACCGACGCCGAGAGCTTCTTCACGACGGCCGACTTCTGGCGGGTCCCGAACGACCCGACTTCGGACGCAGAGGTTCCGCAGCCGCCGTACTACCTGACCCTGGCGCTGCCGGAGCAGGACCAGGCCTCGTTCTCGTTGACCACGTCCTTCATCGTCGACGACGACACCAGGAACGTCCTCACAGGTTTCCTGGCGGTGAATGCCGAGCCCGGGAACACCCCGGGGGAGGTCGCGGAGGACTACGGCACGTTGACCCTGCTCGAGCTCCCACGGGACGAGACCGTCCCGGGACCGGGTCAGGTACAGGGCAACTTCGACTCGGATGCCGCCGCGGCGAACGAATTGAACATCCTCGGCCGCGGAGGCTCGGAGGTGATCCAGGGCAACCTGCTCACCCTGCCCGTCGGTGGCGGTGTGCTCTACGTCCAGCCCGTCTACGTGCAGTCCTCGGGCGGCACCCAGTACCCGCTGCTGCGGCGCGTGCTCGTCGCGTTCGGTGACGAGGTGGGCTTCGCGCAGACCCTCGACCAGGCGCTCGACCAGGTGTTCGAAGGTGACTCCGGTGCGAACGCCGGGGATGCCGACGTCGATCCGACCCCCGACGAGGGGACCGGAACCGGCGGCGGCGAGGGAACCGAGACCCCGGACGTCGACGCCCAGCAGCGCCTGAACGACGCGCTGGCGGCGGCCGGTGCCGCGCTCACGGCCTCCGACGAGGCGCTCGCCAGCGGCGACTGGGCCGCGTACGGCGAGGCCCAGACGCAGCTGGAGGAGGCGATCGCGGACGCGATGGCCGCCGAGCAGGAGCTCGCCGGCGCAGCCCCCGCCGATGATGGGGCCACCGAGGAGCCGACCGACACCGCGACCACGGGCTGA